Proteins found in one Streptomyces sp. CB09001 genomic segment:
- a CDS encoding MarR family transcriptional regulator, whose amino-acid sequence MLFLRYERDAGRGPVTRTEETAEVPGVLPEALTDFIGYLLRRVHAQFSSTGTGGDADSRDFLVLDALTGHDWESQLDLAERLGINRTIMVSVIDRLEERGEVRRTRNPDNRRQYVLSLTDEGRRALDVRRRAVAERDALLTSVLTPDETARLDTLLARLLPESAQSLVQGTEYLVAQAHHRLRRLGDEKLAGTGLRVRHYGPLSALATFGPCAQQRLAELLAITGPAVSQLVDELVKQQLVRRGRDPHDRRRYALEVTDTGREKLDTVARAVAGLAADVTDLLGSGGTEELRTLLLKLLSPTHSGSAFSAISAPSVPAGG is encoded by the coding sequence GTGCTGTTCTTGCGGTATGAACGCGACGCCGGGCGAGGCCCCGTCACACGGACCGAGGAGACCGCGGAAGTCCCCGGTGTACTCCCGGAGGCACTCACCGACTTCATCGGATACCTCCTGCGCCGGGTCCACGCCCAGTTCTCCTCGACCGGCACCGGCGGCGACGCGGACTCCCGCGACTTCCTGGTCCTGGACGCGCTCACCGGCCACGACTGGGAGTCCCAGCTCGACCTGGCCGAGCGGCTCGGCATCAACCGCACCATCATGGTGTCGGTCATCGACCGCCTCGAGGAGCGCGGTGAGGTCCGGCGCACCCGCAACCCCGACAACCGTCGCCAGTACGTGCTCTCCCTGACGGACGAGGGCCGCCGGGCACTGGACGTCCGGCGGCGTGCGGTGGCCGAGCGGGACGCCCTGCTCACCTCTGTCCTCACCCCCGACGAGACCGCCCGGCTCGACACCCTCCTCGCCCGTCTGCTGCCCGAGTCCGCGCAGTCCCTGGTCCAGGGCACCGAGTACCTGGTGGCCCAGGCCCACCACCGGCTGCGCCGGCTCGGCGACGAGAAGCTGGCCGGCACCGGCCTGCGGGTGCGCCACTACGGCCCGCTGTCCGCCCTGGCGACGTTCGGGCCCTGCGCCCAGCAGCGGCTCGCGGAACTGCTGGCGATCACCGGGCCCGCCGTCTCCCAGCTCGTGGACGAACTGGTCAAGCAGCAGCTCGTACGCCGGGGCCGCGACCCGCACGACCGGCGCCGCTACGCCCTCGAAGTGACCGACACCGGCCGGGAGAAGCTGGACACCGTGGCGCGGGCCGTGGCCGGCCTGGCGGCGGACGTGACGGATCTGCTCGGTTCCGGCGGCACGGAGGAATTGCGCACCCTGCTGCTGAAACTCCTTTCCCCCACCCATTCCGGAAGCGCCTTCTCCGCTATTTCTGCGCCTTCTGTTCCGGCCGGGGGTTGA
- a CDS encoding FAD-dependent monooxygenase, whose amino-acid sequence MVATRTEGIPEPAGVPEEMTFDVIVLGSGLAGSVTGTILARHGAKVLLVDAAAHPRFAIGESMTPQLVEWIHILSERHGIPELKSLSSVQASTRDIAPTFGTKAHFGFMKHEVGKEPDPRQATQLALPKIFHQNSHMFRQDSDAFMFHVAIKYGCTPRQNWRASEVDFDDDGVTVLGKSAAPGAQPELYRAKYLVDASGFRSPLADKLDLREKPARFKHHSRSMFTHYVGIKRFDDVSGHPAALRPPADWHTGTMHHLIERGWFWIIPFDNHEKSRNPLCSVALTIDERTYPKPKDLSPEQEFQLFLDKYPAVKRQFDGATRVREWVSTDRLQYSSKQTVGDRWCLMSHAAGFLDPLFSRGLSNTLEVVDALTSRLVTALKDGDFSAERFEYVERLEQGLLQYNDELVNSSFISFSHFRLWNAVFRIWGSFITPGTMRLTRARLKHLRDGRQEHFDELENVPHPGLWWPQSDSFKQLLEATAETCEKYEAGALTGDEAADIVFKLIDESPVVNPVFGWKDESRRFIYPSTMTMARFLYWASAQAPAEMNSVGREFLLGILKAGSKVRKLL is encoded by the coding sequence ATGGTCGCGACACGGACCGAAGGCATACCCGAACCGGCCGGCGTCCCCGAGGAGATGACCTTCGACGTCATCGTCCTGGGCTCGGGACTGGCCGGCTCCGTGACGGGGACGATCCTGGCCCGGCACGGCGCGAAGGTCCTGCTGGTCGACGCGGCCGCGCACCCCCGCTTCGCCATCGGCGAATCCATGACCCCGCAGCTCGTCGAGTGGATCCACATCCTCTCCGAACGGCACGGGATACCCGAGCTGAAGAGCCTGTCCAGCGTCCAGGCCTCCACCCGGGACATCGCCCCGACGTTCGGCACCAAGGCGCACTTCGGGTTCATGAAGCACGAGGTCGGCAAGGAACCCGATCCCCGGCAGGCGACGCAGCTGGCGCTGCCGAAGATCTTCCACCAGAACAGCCACATGTTCCGCCAGGACAGCGACGCCTTCATGTTCCACGTGGCGATCAAGTACGGCTGCACCCCCCGCCAGAACTGGCGGGCGAGCGAGGTCGACTTCGACGACGACGGCGTGACGGTCCTCGGCAAGAGCGCCGCCCCCGGCGCCCAGCCCGAGCTGTACCGGGCGAAGTACCTGGTGGACGCCTCCGGGTTCCGCTCACCGCTCGCCGACAAGCTCGACCTGCGGGAGAAGCCGGCCCGCTTCAAGCACCACTCCCGGTCGATGTTCACCCACTACGTCGGCATCAAGCGGTTCGACGACGTCAGCGGGCACCCCGCGGCACTCCGCCCGCCGGCCGACTGGCACACCGGCACCATGCACCACCTCATCGAGCGCGGCTGGTTCTGGATCATTCCGTTCGACAATCACGAGAAGTCCCGGAATCCGCTGTGCAGCGTCGCGCTGACCATCGACGAACGCACCTATCCGAAACCCAAGGACCTGTCCCCGGAGCAGGAATTCCAGCTCTTCCTGGACAAATATCCGGCAGTCAAGCGGCAATTCGACGGTGCCACCCGAGTGCGGGAATGGGTGTCCACCGACCGGCTGCAGTATTCCTCGAAACAGACCGTCGGCGACCGCTGGTGCCTGATGTCGCACGCGGCCGGCTTCCTCGACCCGCTGTTCTCCCGTGGGCTGTCGAACACGCTGGAAGTGGTGGACGCGCTGACCTCGCGTCTGGTGACCGCCCTGAAGGACGGCGACTTCTCGGCCGAGCGCTTCGAGTACGTCGAGCGCCTGGAGCAGGGGCTGCTCCAGTACAACGACGAGCTCGTGAACAGCTCGTTCATCTCATTCTCCCACTTCCGACTGTGGAACGCCGTCTTCCGGATCTGGGGTTCCTTCATCACCCCCGGCACCATGCGGCTCACCCGGGCCCGCCTCAAGCATCTGCGCGACGGCCGTCAGGAGCACTTCGACGAGCTGGAGAACGTCCCCCACCCGGGCCTGTGGTGGCCGCAGAGCGACTCCTTCAAGCAGCTGCTGGAGGCCACGGCGGAGACCTGCGAGAAGTACGAGGCGGGTGCGCTGACCGGTGACGAGGCCGCCGACATCGTCTTCAAGCTGATCGACGAGTCCCCGGTCGTCAACCCGGTCTTCGGCTGGAAGGACGAGAGCCGCCGCTTCATCTACCCCTCGACGATGACGATGGCGCGCTTCCTGTACTGGGCCTCCGCGCAGGCGCCGGCCGAGATGAACAGCGTCGGCCGGGAGTTCCTGCTCGGCATCCTCAAGGCCGGCTCCAAGGTCCGCAAGCTCCTCTGA
- a CDS encoding flavin reductase family protein: protein MSAAARSLTRAPEQRRPVDPLGLRRVCGLFTTGVTVITTGSEGEADGTTVNSFTSVSLEPPLVLFCLHRRSRLHTLLTESGGFTVNFLSGRQQSLARHFAERRPDMLAGVPHHFSADGLPVLSEALAHLTCTTVDVHTAGDHDIVVGEVVDLGAPEQGREPLVFFDGSLGPLQSGAGRFHHAAPDAPTTARQAS from the coding sequence ATGTCCGCAGCAGCGCGGTCACTGACCCGCGCCCCCGAGCAGCGCCGGCCCGTCGATCCCCTGGGCCTGCGCCGTGTGTGCGGCCTGTTCACGACCGGCGTCACCGTGATCACCACCGGATCGGAGGGCGAGGCGGACGGCACGACCGTCAACTCCTTCACCTCGGTCTCCCTGGAGCCCCCGCTCGTCCTGTTCTGTCTGCACCGGCGGTCCCGGCTGCACACCCTGCTGACCGAGAGCGGCGGGTTCACCGTCAACTTCCTCTCCGGCCGCCAGCAGTCGCTGGCCCGGCACTTCGCCGAGCGGCGGCCGGACATGCTCGCCGGGGTCCCGCACCACTTCAGCGCGGACGGACTGCCCGTGCTGAGCGAGGCGCTGGCCCATCTGACCTGCACGACGGTCGACGTCCACACGGCCGGTGACCACGACATCGTCGTCGGCGAGGTGGTGGACCTCGGAGCGCCGGAGCAGGGCCGCGAACCGCTGGTCTTCTTCGACGGTTCGCTGGGGCCGCTGCAGTCCGGCGCCGGCCGGTTCCACCACGCGGCCCCGGACGCGCCGACGACCGCCCGGCAGGCGTCCTGA